The genomic DNA ATCGATGCTGCAGCAAATCTTCAGGCAAGCCGTACAATCTGCCAAAGTATTGCACAAGTTCCCAGCCTGTCATGCGATCGTAAATGCCGGTATTTCCGGACATAAAGCCAATATTCTGACGAACTTCTGTCGGATGCGTGACCACATTAAAACCTGAAACAACCACTTCGCCTTCAGACGGCTTAAGGACCGTACTGAGAATTCGTAGAGCCGTCGTCTTCCCGGCTCCATTGGGACCAAGCAGGCCAAAGATTTCACCCGGCTGAACATCAAATGAGACATCCTTCAACGCATAGACACGACCTCGTTTGAGGTCTTCAAAATGCTTGGAAAGATGTTCGACAGTAATCATCTCAACGACTTTATCTTCAAGTACTTCATGGTGTTGTAAAAATTGAAGTTATTAGCCGAATCGTATCGATTTGTGCAAATGGTGGGAACCGTTACCAAAAGAAAGAGAAAGAGAGAGCGTCTCTGAATAATTCCGTCGAGCTGGTAATGTTTTAAGTATCTCCCCTCGGTTCTCGGCAGAAGACAAACTCATTACACCCCAGTCCAACCGTCAATTTCTCCTGCACAAGTTGGAAACCCCGTTGAGAGTAGAATTCCCGGACCTCTTCCGGTGTCGCCACTTCAAATGGATATCCCCCAATCCAGTCGATAATGTCCGTCACGACCGACATTCCTCGGGCATCGTGCCGGGAGTGGTAGCGGGCGAGAGGATTTCTGAGTCGAATTAGATCGCTGACCAGAAATCCAATCAGGAAAAAGGGGATGAATATCGCATTCATCAGCCAACGTCCCGGTAAGCCGCTACAATATATCTGCTTGACGACTTTCCAGAACTTCGATTTCCAGCCTTGATCGTTATACAGGGCAATCACCAGCAAGCCACCCGGTTTAACCATCTTAATGATATTATCGAGAGCCGACCACATTTGACCGGTGTGATGCAGGACACCCCAGCTATAAACGATGTCGAACTGCCCCAGCGAACTGAGATATTGCTGGTCGAGAATGGACCCCTGCTCCACATTCCAGTTGGGATCGTCCGGAAAATATCTGGCTTTTAACGCACGCGTGCAGGCGACCGAATCGTCATCGTAATCAAACGAATGCACCTCTGCCCCGAGATTACGGGCAGCCAGACTGAACGTACCGCTGCCAGACCCGACGTCCAGAAATGTGAGTGGCTGCGACTGATCAGGCCAGAACTCTTTCAGTGAATACTCAGCCTTTTCCAGACGTTCCCCATCGAGAATCCGCAGGAATTGCTTCCAGTTTTTCCCAAATGCAAAACGAAGTTCTTCGATCTGTTCAGGATTCTGAGATGGAGAACTTGTCGGCATATTGAAAACTTGATGAATCTGTAAATTCAGGTTTAGTCGGTCGATCAGGCAATCGTACTGGATTGCTGAACGTAGATCATACGCAATTCGTGCAATGTTGTTTCGATGAGCTTGTCTTCGTTGTCGTCCAAGTTGCCCTTACTCTTTTCGTCGATCACGGCGAGCAAATCGATGTAATGCTTGGCCAGAGCCAGCTGTATTTCGCGTTTGCCGGTAATCGGATGCGGGATCAAGCCCAGAGCCGACATCGCCTGTGTCGAGAACATTGTGACCAGCAGTGTGAAGCTTGGAGGGGGAATTTGTGAAGGATCGATGTCCTGAGATTGCCCCTCTTCTTCAACCGAAGGGTTCTTTTCACTCCTGTTTTTTTCATCGATCGCTGCGTTTTCCGCTTCCACCTGAGATTTCCAGTCGCTATCGACAACCAGTTCTGGTTTTTCTTCGGGGGATTCGTTTGTCATGGTTTCGCTTTCCTGTCAGTGTGACAAATGATTTCGCATCTCAAACCCATTATGATGATTCGCTGGCAGACTGCAATCTTCTCCACCAGGAGAAATTCTCACCTAACAGACACAGATTTTGAAAGCCGGGGGCGTTCGTATGTCTTATTCTCGTTTGGGAATGTTGTTGATTCTTTTTGTTTTGATCCTGCCCTGGATGCTCAGCAACCCAGCCAGTTCCGATCCTTCCGAATCGACGACCCCCGGCTTCATAGAAATTGCAGCGATACCCGGTTCAGCCGATGACACAGAACGAATTCAGCAGGCAATTGATCGCGGCGTCGGCTCGATTCGCTTTTCCAAAGGGACTTATCGAATTTCCAAGCCTATTGAAATTCATCTCAATCGAGTCGGTTTTACGTCACTTCATGGTGAGGGGGTCGCCAGAATTGTCATGACCGGTCCCGGTCCGGCTGTTCGCTGGATTGGAACTCATGGCGGGACAGCTGCTCCGAAGACCGTTAAGGAAGAAGTCTGGGATCGCCAGCGCACTCCATTGATGGACGCTCTGGAAATTGTCGGTCAGCACGCAGAAGCCGATGGGGTGGAAGCCCATGGAACCATGCAATTGACATTATCGCGAATGACGATTCGCAAATGCCGACATGCCGTGCATCTGATCGATCGCAATCGAAATGTGACACTCTCGGAGTGTCACATTTACGAAAATCAGGGAGTCGGCGTTTTTCTCGATCATTTGAACCTCCACCAGATCAACATCGCCAACTGCCACATCAGTTATAATGCGGGCGGGGGAATTGTCAGTCGACATTCAGAAATCCGAAATCTGCAAATCGGAACCTGCGATATTGAAGGCAACATGGGCGATGAAAATGCTCCACCTTCTGCCAATATCGAAATCGATGGCAGTGAAAGTTCCATTGGCGAAGTAACGATTGTCGGCTGCACGATCCAACATTCACATGTGGCGAATGACTCTGCCAACATCCGCATCAATGGAATCGGAACACTCCAGAAATTTACCGACGAACTCCGTCACGGACACATTACGATTGCCGACAATATCCTTTCGGATGTGCAAACCAATATCGAGCTGATCAACAGCCGTGGTGTCACGATTACCGGCAACACAATCTGGAAAGGGTACAACCGCGATTTGCACATGGAGAACTGCAAAGATATTGTGCTCGCCAATAACGCGTTCGATCGGAACCCAAGATATCATTATGGAGATGGGACAGAAGCAAAGCAGGGAATTCTCATTCAATCCTGTCAGGATTGCAGCCTGAATGGGAACCTGATAACCGGCACACAGCACAAGACGGCGGCCGTCCATCTGATTGAATGTGATCGTTTCAACATTACCAATTGCTCAATCCTGGAATACGGCCAGTGCGGACTCCAATTGGAAAATGTCTCCAGATCGCGAATCTCCGATTGCCTGATCGATCAGCAGGAACAATCGGAAGTCACGCCATCTATCCGTATTCTGAATAGCAATAAAAATATGCTTCGAGATAACCTGCTGGGTGGGTCAATTGAAGATCCCCAGAATTCTTCCAATGCTGCAGGAAATGAATTCCTGATTATGAATTAAAAACCTGGTGACTTCGGGAGACCTAATCAGCATGATCCAAGCAGGATAAACCCGCAATTCACAAGTTAGGCTTCGCAACATCCCAGATTGTCACGTCATCAATCACGGCTTCTTTAGGCACACTGAAAGCGATTTTTCGTTTCGTTGGATGGGCAAAGCCAGGTGACTGATGGGAAATGGTTTGTTTGCCATCGACGGTCGCAGTAATGCGATCGCCTTCGATGACAATCACCATTTCATGCCACTGATCGGGAGTGATCGAAATTTTCTCGGCTCGATTATAAAGTGCGACCTCTTTGGCGATTTCCTTTTTATCGGCTCCTGCCTTTTTGCGATTGTATCGCTCAATCTCAAAGTTGCCATATTTGTGATCCTCAACCGCTAACCGGTTTGTTGTCACCTTCACCCCGGCTATGTGACCAGCATGGACAGTTTTCAATTCCGGGTCGCTGAAGTTGAATCCAAGTTGATGCTTATCAGCAATCTGGAAGCGGAATTTGACATAGCAGTCTGCAAAGTCGAGTTGATGCACAACAGTGACCGCGTGATCGGCTCGCGGCGAAATTTTCACAACCAGAGTGCCATCCTGCAGGTCGACCTGCTTATCCCCCATCGCGCGTGATTTGCTGTTCGTCGTCCAGCCATTGCCAACCTGTTCTTTGGCATCATTCTTTTCCGAACGTTCAAATTGATCGGATAATATCGGCTTCGCTTGAGGCTCGGCTTGCACAAATGACGAACAACAAACCAGAACAGCAGTTGAGAAAAGCAAAGTCTTCACGAGAGATCTCCCAGAAAAGTGAACATCCTCTCATCAAAATAATGAGCTGGTTCAGTCTAATCATCTCGATGAATTAATCGAAGGGAATGGCAGTATTGTGAAGTTCAGATTTCTCAAATCTTCAATGTTCAATGTTCAATCTAAAATCTCGGACTGATTCAACCTCAGGAAGCCACTTGATGGGCAGCAGGAAGTTCAGAAAGTGTGAGTTTGGAATCTCTGGTCTCCAAAAGGCTTGAACCAAATTTTAAAATCGCATCAGCGACAACTGCCCCTTGTGGTTCATTCAAGATCTCGTGATACCAGTTTTCCAGCATTCGAAATTGGACCTTTTGTGAAGCCCCGGTGGCCTCACTGTTATTCACCAGACTTCCCCACACTTTTGAGGCCAGAGGATCGACCACGTAATCTGCCCCGCTCTGGAACAACAGCGTAGGGACCTGAATGCAATCCACATCACTGAAAGCGTCATTGATCGCTCTACGCATTTCCCAGAACCACCTGGCAGTGACCGCTCCTCGAATTCGCGGGTCGGATCTTTTGGATTCGACCACTTCAGGATCGTGCGAAAGCAATGTCAAATCAATCGTGCTGCGAAAACGCGTTCTCGGAAAAGTGGCACTCAATCCACGGGCAACGATTTTCTTCCACATTTCAATCGGATGCCGAATCCCCAGCAAAGGAGACAGCAATACTAAACCCTTACATGGGCAGCAGTTGTGGTCTCGCCAATAATTCTGCAGTGTTCGAATCGAAACTAATCCCCCCATGCTGCAACCCAGCAATACGGTTGATTCCGGGGGAGCCTCAACATGATTCATGACAGCCAGTAAATCCTGAGAATATTCCGCAAATTGCTGGACATGTACGTAATCACCCGTCGATTGCCCATGTCCTCGCAAATCGATTGCAATGGCAGTCCACCCTTGCCGGGCGGCTCGTTCGAGCAGATCATTATAACGACCACCGTGCTCGCAGGCTCCGTGAGTGACGATGAGAAATTTTCTTTCTCCTTCCGACAGTTTCGGTTCCCATTTACGAGCATGCAGGGTAATTCCAACATCTGCGGATACCTGGAAACTGGTTTTTGTCACGTCAGAGTGGCTCATACTCATGCCAACTCCTCTAAAAATAGAAAATTTCCTCGGAGGTCGTAATTGATACTATCGGCTCAATCCTTAGCTTCACCCGTGGTGAATTTTACGAAACTACCGGAACTGATGCATTTTTTTCGATAGATTTCTTCACTATCTGAGGTTTATAATAGTAGAGATTCATAAATGGTCACCTCGTATTTTACGAATATTGCACAAGTCTTGAACTTGCAGGGATTTCCGTAAGATCTGCTTGAGATTTCGGCGGATTCAGGTTATCGTTATTTGAAATAGAGGAGCTACGTTCACTAGAGTTCCGTTTCTGCTTTATTTTCCGGTAGAATAGTTGTTAGACACAATAGCGAATTGTTCAGCAGTTGTTCGAATACCAAAACAAAGCCCTGACAGGGCACTATTCTCGATCAGGAATGTTCGGAGTCCCGATACATGATGAACAAATTTGACAATGTCTATTTGGATCACATCAAGGATGCCCCCGCATGGGCGGTCAGTCTGGCAATTCATGTTGTCATTCTGATGCTGATGGCGAGTATCACTTATGTGGCTCAAAATCCAGACCGAAACTTGCTGCTCTCCAGCACGATCGATGAACCGCTCGACAACAAATTTCAGTTTGATGTCACGGTTTCCGATCAGTTGGGAACGGAGTCAAACTTCGATTCCCTGACGGCTTCCCTGGCCGCAACTCAGGATCCTACAAAAGCCGATGTCGATCCTGTTCAGGAAAAACTGCAGGAAGAATTACTCGAAGTCGAAATGCCAAATACCGATCTGGTCTCGCGTCCCAGTGATGCGGAACTGGTCGAATCTGTCGAAGTGGCAGGCCAAACCGAACATACGGGTGGTGTCGAAGGAGCAATGGATCGACTGACACTCGAAATTGCTTCTTCCCTGAACGACAAACCGACCCTGGTCATCTGGTTGTTCGATGCCTCACTTTCTCTAGATGAACGACGCGAAGCCATCGCGAAGAGATTTGAAATCGTCTACAAGCAACTCGGCATGTTCGATGAACAGAAACAGCATAAAATCCCGCTGGAAACTGCGGTCGTCAGCTACGGGGAATCGACCAATTTCATTACTGAAAAACCAGTCGAGGATGTTAAGGATCTCGTGAAAGCAATTCGCGAAATCAAATCCGATGTCAGTGGGAAAGAGTTTGTTTTTGATGCCGTCGACAAAGCCAGTTTCAAATGGTCGAGCTACAAAACAAAACTTCGCCGCAATGTGATGATGATCATCGTCACCGATGAAAAAGGGGATGATGTTGATCATCTTGAAAAAACAATCGCCTTCAATAAGCGATTAGGCATTCCCATTTATTGCGTCGGCAATGCTGCGGTTTTTGGTCGTGATAAAGGGTATATGCCGACCACCTGGACAGAAGGGGAAAATACTTTCACAGAAGACCTGCCTGCGGATCAAGGGCCGGAGACCATTTATCCCGAACGACTGCAACTTCCCTTCTTCGGTGGGGATCAACGTCAATACGATCGCATGTCGGCCAGTTACGGCCCGTATGCTCTGACACGTTTGTGCGCAGAAACTGGCGGATTGTATCTGGTTTCAACAGATGTACAGAATGGTCCGACCTTCGATCCCTCGATCATGCGAAGTTATTCTCCCGACTATCGACCGATTCGACTTGTTGATCTCGATTTGCGACAAAATAACGCTAAGCAGTCCCTCTTGATGGCCGCTCAGCGATCCCGCGTGGGTGACATTCCAATTCCCACACTTCAGTTCCGGGCTGATACCGATACGATTTTGCGTCAACAATTGACCGAAGCCCAGAAGCCACTGGCAGTCCTCGATTACAAACTGCAGGAATTGATGTCAATCCTCGAAAACGGCGTCAAAGATCGAGACAAACTTGTCGAACCGCGGTGGCGTGCTGGGTACGATCTGGCTGCTGGTCGTGTGCTGGCGATGCGTGCCCGAGCATTAGGTTACAACGAAATGTGTGCGGAAATGAAATCCGTTCCCAAGAAGTTCGAAGAGGAAGGAAACAATCACTGGCGACTCGTTCCTTCTGCTGAAATCTCAGCTGGTTCCACCGTGAAAAAGTTTGCCGACAAGGCTGATGAATATCTCAGCCGTGTGATCACAGAGCACCCAGGCACCCCATGGGAAATGCTCGCCACGCGAGAACGTGAACAACCTCTGGGTTGGGAATGGCGTGAATTCAAACGGGAAGTGTCATCAATGAATGGCATGAATCCCGATGACCCCATGCTACTACTGGCTGAAGAAGAAAAGAAAAAGAAGATGGCTAAGCAGCCTCCAAAACCAAAGAACGTACCAAAACTTTAGTATCGAGCTGGTAATTTTTCTTCGAGTACAGAACGGAATTTCGAGCAATCAAATGGAATTGAATAGACTCGAGTAAACTCAAAACAGAGTTGACTTTGCTGACTGAAATTTAAGAATGAATGAAACGGTTCTGTTTTACTCATAATATAGTCCTACAGATTCATTTCACTTAGAACTACGTTGTATTCCATTTAAAGGATCGCGGCTGCTCCCGCGAACAAATCATATGTCGAAAATATCCAGTGACTCGACCGCGTTGACAATGTCTGTCGGCGTTCATGTCGTCATTCTTGTCCTCATGGCCCTGATCAAATTCACATTGCTCGATGACGGCAGCGAGGTTGCTGTCGAAACCGTCTTTACTGACGAGCGGGAACAACAGGAGTTCACTCAGGAACTCGATATCAACACAGAGGTTTCCGAGAACCTTTCGGTGATCTCAGGCGCTACAATTTCAACGGCTTCTGGTGGATCCTCTGCACCGGCAGTCAGTCAAACAAAAATAGAACAATCTGAATCTCTCAACGAACCTGAAATTCAGGTCAATGTTGCCTCAGTCACCATGCCTGGTGCAAATATGCTCGGTACGGACTTAGGCGAGTCGGAAATCAAAGGAGAAGCCGGAGCCGTCGTTGAAGGTTATGGAGCAGCCATGAGCCGGTTAACTCAGGAGCTCATTCGACTGATGCGAAATGATAAAGTGCATGTCGTCTGGCTGTTCGATGAATCCGGCAGTATGAAAGATGATCAGAAAGAAATTCGCGATCAGTTTGCTAAAGTTTACGAGGAGCTGAAAATTGCTCAGGAACAGGATGAAAAACTCAAAAGTAAGGCTTCTGATGAAACATTACTGACGACAATTCTGAGCTATGGTGCAGGAATACATACTCATACAGCTAATCCAACAGGCAACATTCCTGAAATTCAAAAAGCGATTGACAATATCCCTGTAGATCAAACCGGCGAAGAGAATCTCTTCCAGTCAATCATGGCAGTCTGCGACAAATATGGCCAGCTGGCATTTCGAGCTCAGCGGAAACTTGTTCTGGTCGTTCTTTCCGATGAAGGGGGAGACGATGGTGGAGCAGTTGAAGAAGCGATTTCCCGCGTGAAGCGTTTCAAAGCCCCTGTTTATATTATGGGACGAGAGGCGATTTTCGGTTATCCTTTTGCACGGATGAGGTGGACCGATCCTAAATTCGGTCTCAATTTCTGGATTGATGTTAAACGAGGCCCCGAAACCGCGTTCGTGGAAGCACTGCAGTACGATGGTCTTCACCGACGCTGGGATTCATTCTCCAGTGGATTCGGCTGCTATGAGCAGGTTCGTCTGGCTCGGGAATCGGGTGGTGTTTACTTCATGCTTCCGGGCGATGAAGAAAATCTCGTTGGACGTGCTGCTCATCTGGAACGTAAATTTGAATTTCTGGCGATGAAGGAGTATCAACCACTCCTGCTTGCGCGTCGAGACTATGAGCAGGAGCGATCCAAGAGCAAGTTCCGCGCAGAAATCTGGAACATCATCAATGTGCTCAACCCATATCAGGATGACAAGCTCAACATCAAGGAAATCTGGTATCCATTTACTCCTGATGAATTCCGACCAGAGGCTTTGGAGCATGCCAGCCGTGCATTACGAGCATTCGGTATTATGAACGAAGCCATCCGTCGGCTTGAAGAGATTCAACCCCTGCGAGCTCGGGAAGATTCGCAGCGGTGGCGTGCCGCTTACGATTTGGCTTATGCCCAGTGCCTTGCGTTTCGTGTCCGCCTATTCCAGTTCATGTTGGCCGTCGACACTCAATTGAAAGACTTCCCCAAGCCGAAAAGTCCACAATCCAACAAATGGAATGTGGTGCGTACCAAGAAGATGAAGGAACCTGACGCGGATCAGATCAAGCGAACAAAAGTCGATATGGACGAGTTGAACAAACAGCTTGAAAAAGCGA from Rubinisphaera italica includes the following:
- a CDS encoding class I SAM-dependent methyltransferase, which produces MPTSSPSQNPEQIEELRFAFGKNWKQFLRILDGERLEKAEYSLKEFWPDQSQPLTFLDVGSGSGTFSLAARNLGAEVHSFDYDDDSVACTRALKARYFPDDPNWNVEQGSILDQQYLSSLGQFDIVYSWGVLHHTGQMWSALDNIIKMVKPGGLLVIALYNDQGWKSKFWKVVKQIYCSGLPGRWLMNAIFIPFFLIGFLVSDLIRLRNPLARYHSRHDARGMSVVTDIIDWIGGYPFEVATPEEVREFYSQRGFQLVQEKLTVGLGCNEFVFCREPRGDT
- a CDS encoding DUF1844 domain-containing protein; its protein translation is MTNESPEEKPELVVDSDWKSQVEAENAAIDEKNRSEKNPSVEEEGQSQDIDPSQIPPPSFTLLVTMFSTQAMSALGLIPHPITGKREIQLALAKHYIDLLAVIDEKSKGNLDDNEDKLIETTLHELRMIYVQQSSTIA
- a CDS encoding right-handed parallel beta-helix repeat-containing protein, translating into MSYSRLGMLLILFVLILPWMLSNPASSDPSESTTPGFIEIAAIPGSADDTERIQQAIDRGVGSIRFSKGTYRISKPIEIHLNRVGFTSLHGEGVARIVMTGPGPAVRWIGTHGGTAAPKTVKEEVWDRQRTPLMDALEIVGQHAEADGVEAHGTMQLTLSRMTIRKCRHAVHLIDRNRNVTLSECHIYENQGVGVFLDHLNLHQINIANCHISYNAGGGIVSRHSEIRNLQIGTCDIEGNMGDENAPPSANIEIDGSESSIGEVTIVGCTIQHSHVANDSANIRINGIGTLQKFTDELRHGHITIADNILSDVQTNIELINSRGVTITGNTIWKGYNRDLHMENCKDIVLANNAFDRNPRYHYGDGTEAKQGILIQSCQDCSLNGNLITGTQHKTAAVHLIECDRFNITNCSILEYGQCGLQLENVSRSRISDCLIDQQEQSEVTPSIRILNSNKNMLRDNLLGGSIEDPQNSSNAAGNEFLIMN
- a CDS encoding family 16 glycoside hydrolase, translated to MKTLLFSTAVLVCCSSFVQAEPQAKPILSDQFERSEKNDAKEQVGNGWTTNSKSRAMGDKQVDLQDGTLVVKISPRADHAVTVVHQLDFADCYVKFRFQIADKHQLGFNFSDPELKTVHAGHIAGVKVTTNRLAVEDHKYGNFEIERYNRKKAGADKKEIAKEVALYNRAEKISITPDQWHEMVIVIEGDRITATVDGKQTISHQSPGFAHPTKRKIAFSVPKEAVIDDVTIWDVAKPNL
- a CDS encoding alpha/beta hydrolase, encoding MSHSDVTKTSFQVSADVGITLHARKWEPKLSEGERKFLIVTHGACEHGGRYNDLLERAARQGWTAIAIDLRGHGQSTGDYVHVQQFAEYSQDLLAVMNHVEAPPESTVLLGCSMGGLVSIRTLQNYWRDHNCCPCKGLVLLSPLLGIRHPIEMWKKIVARGLSATFPRTRFRSTIDLTLLSHDPEVVESKRSDPRIRGAVTARWFWEMRRAINDAFSDVDCIQVPTLLFQSGADYVVDPLASKVWGSLVNNSEATGASQKVQFRMLENWYHEILNEPQGAVVADAILKFGSSLLETRDSKLTLSELPAAHQVAS
- a CDS encoding vWA domain-containing protein; amino-acid sequence: MMNKFDNVYLDHIKDAPAWAVSLAIHVVILMLMASITYVAQNPDRNLLLSSTIDEPLDNKFQFDVTVSDQLGTESNFDSLTASLAATQDPTKADVDPVQEKLQEELLEVEMPNTDLVSRPSDAELVESVEVAGQTEHTGGVEGAMDRLTLEIASSLNDKPTLVIWLFDASLSLDERREAIAKRFEIVYKQLGMFDEQKQHKIPLETAVVSYGESTNFITEKPVEDVKDLVKAIREIKSDVSGKEFVFDAVDKASFKWSSYKTKLRRNVMMIIVTDEKGDDVDHLEKTIAFNKRLGIPIYCVGNAAVFGRDKGYMPTTWTEGENTFTEDLPADQGPETIYPERLQLPFFGGDQRQYDRMSASYGPYALTRLCAETGGLYLVSTDVQNGPTFDPSIMRSYSPDYRPIRLVDLDLRQNNAKQSLLMAAQRSRVGDIPIPTLQFRADTDTILRQQLTEAQKPLAVLDYKLQELMSILENGVKDRDKLVEPRWRAGYDLAAGRVLAMRARALGYNEMCAEMKSVPKKFEEEGNNHWRLVPSAEISAGSTVKKFADKADEYLSRVITEHPGTPWEMLATREREQPLGWEWREFKREVSSMNGMNPDDPMLLLAEEEKKKKMAKQPPKPKNVPKL
- a CDS encoding vWA domain-containing protein codes for the protein MSKISSDSTALTMSVGVHVVILVLMALIKFTLLDDGSEVAVETVFTDEREQQEFTQELDINTEVSENLSVISGATISTASGGSSAPAVSQTKIEQSESLNEPEIQVNVASVTMPGANMLGTDLGESEIKGEAGAVVEGYGAAMSRLTQELIRLMRNDKVHVVWLFDESGSMKDDQKEIRDQFAKVYEELKIAQEQDEKLKSKASDETLLTTILSYGAGIHTHTANPTGNIPEIQKAIDNIPVDQTGEENLFQSIMAVCDKYGQLAFRAQRKLVLVVLSDEGGDDGGAVEEAISRVKRFKAPVYIMGREAIFGYPFARMRWTDPKFGLNFWIDVKRGPETAFVEALQYDGLHRRWDSFSSGFGCYEQVRLARESGGVYFMLPGDEENLVGRAAHLERKFEFLAMKEYQPLLLARRDYEQERSKSKFRAEIWNIINVLNPYQDDKLNIKEIWYPFTPDEFRPEALEHASRALRAFGIMNEAIRRLEEIQPLRAREDSQRWRAAYDLAYAQCLAFRVRLFQFMLAVDTQLKDFPKPKSPQSNKWNVVRTKKMKEPDADQIKRTKVDMDELNKQLEKAKEQFAFVNKQHPGTPWAQRANWELNNGFGFEFRDVFRDPRYDSMRDQIKVPNL